The Syngnathus typhle isolate RoL2023-S1 ecotype Sweden linkage group LG6, RoL_Styp_1.0, whole genome shotgun sequence genome has a window encoding:
- the aamdc gene encoding mth938 domain-containing protein yields the protein MQHRPGVQVADLQEVLDNGVDLLLIGRGMDMALQVPASTVDQVTATGVQVRVLQTEAAVAEFNRMARGGANVGGVFHSTC from the exons ATGCAGCACCGTCCCGGCGTCCAAGTGGCCGACTTGCAGGAGGTGCTGGACAACGGAgtggacctgctgctcatcgGTCGAGGCATGGACATGGCCCTGCAG GTTCCAGCGTCCACGGTGGACCAGGTGACTGCGACGGGCGTCCAAGTGCGGGTCCTGCAGACGGAGGCGGCGGTGGCCGAGTTCAACCGCATGGCCAGAGGCGGAGCTAATGTCGGCGGAGTCTTCCACTCCACCTGCTGA